In one Dreissena polymorpha isolate Duluth1 chromosome 7, UMN_Dpol_1.0, whole genome shotgun sequence genomic region, the following are encoded:
- the LOC127838683 gene encoding leucine-rich repeat-containing protein 70-like isoform X1, producing the protein MQLRSLNCSYNIYLGSNNMSQIAHYAFRGIEAHIDELYLDTNSLHSLPKAIGSIINLKLLNIDGNPIVSLNPSVMAKIGHSLKYFSVSMASFQKWPTELPLLYELYQLGLYDIPWQSLDSSAFRGLTRMESLTVELSNLTKIPNAFCALPPLKLLVMRSNYFLNESKSDVFEPCSPLAGTPHVEVIYYDNNHVDYFPNIFAMFPSVNTICMPFNGMRFMNAEKFKDNFSVEGLYLSPNQFRQIPSGLNIFKKLNILDLHDNLIEFIEDNDLIGLRNLLYFDLSYNPIQFITNKAFQNNKKLTYVDLSYTLLTTIPAAVTMLPALNILRLEANDIKCTCELASLKNWNVSFINIYGLCYLTNEPIEKFIITYIDAGKC; encoded by the coding sequence ATGCAGTTGCGATCCCTGAAttgttcatataatatatatcttgGTAGTAACAATATGTCTCAAATTGCCCATTACGCTTTCCGCGGAATCGAAGCCCATATCGACGAATTATATTTAGATACAAATAGTCTTCACTCGCTACCTAAGGCTATAGGTTCGATAATTAATCTGAAACTGTTAAATATTGATGGAAACCCAATTGTGTCATTGAATCCGTCAGTTATGGCTAAAATTGGACATTCGTTAAAATACTTCTCTGTCAGTATGGCCTCCTTTCAGAAGTGGCCGACCGAACTTCCTTTGTTATATGAACTATATCAGCTTGGGCTGTATGATATACCTTGGCAGAGTTTGGATTCAAGTGCATTTCGTGGACTGACACGTATGGAATCGTTGACAGTAGAACTGTCTAACTTAACAAAAATCCCAAATGCATTTTGTGCTCTTCCGCCCCTTAAGTTATTAGTAATGCGCAGCAATTACTTTTTAAATGAAAGCAAGTCAGACGTCTTTGAACCATGCAGTCCTTTAGCAGGCACGCCACATGTTGAAGTTATATATTATGACAACAACCATGTTGATTACTTTCCAAACATTTTTGCAATGTTTCCATCTGTAAACACCATTTGTATGCCTTTCAACGGTATGCGGTTTATGAATGCAGAAAAGTTTAAAGACAATTTTAGCGTTGAGGGTCTTTATTTAAGTCCGAACCAGTTTAGACAAATTCCCAGTGgcttgaatatttttaaaaagcttaaCATTTTAGACCTTCATGACAATTTGATAGAATTCATAGAGGACAATGACCTTATTGGACTACGCAATTTATTATACTTCGATCTTTCATACAATCCTATTCAGTTCATTACAAACAAGGCATTTCAAAACAACAAGAAACTCACGTACGTAGACTTGTCCTACACGCTTCTTACTACCATACCTGCCGCCGTTACCATGTTACCAGCTCTTAACATTTTACGTCTTGAAGCCAATGACATCAAATGCACGTGTGAACTGGCCAGTCTGAAGAACTGGAATGTGTCTTTCATAAACATTTACGGACTATGTTACCTTACAAATGAACCGATAGAGAAGTTTATCATAACCTACATCGACGCGGGTAAGTGCTAA